One window of Methermicoccus shengliensis DSM 18856 genomic DNA carries:
- a CDS encoding ATP-binding protein — translation MKRDDVVDYLKEYESFEPELIERQLSVPLESQFVISIIGPRRAGKTYYLFQLSRKIGDHIYLNFEDSRLYGIEYTDLRDIIRIFIEIYGKEPKYLFLDEIQNMKNWEIIIRELHDLKKYRLFLTGSSSKLLSKEIATQLRGRTLSYLLLPFSFKEFLKSKGLMMEKYVSRDESAKIRNYLLEYMEFGGFPDVVLNEEKIKILREYADLILFRDFIERHQIKNIELARFLHTSTIRNFSKEISVNSIFNRLKSMGVRVSKNTVYDYLSKLEDTAFFFFLRKYSEKPHLRESYPKKVYLCDTGLTKIARSSEDKGKLMENVVFLELLRKRNLNPLMDVFYWRDYHQREVDFVVKEGNRVKQLVQVTYELTPENEKREINSLLKASKELGCKNLVVITWDRDEVLEINGKEIKILQLWKWLTEEV, via the coding sequence ATGAAGAGAGATGACGTGGTGGACTACCTCAAGGAATATGAGAGCTTCGAACCCGAACTCATAGAAAGGCAACTATCCGTACCATTAGAATCTCAATTTGTCATATCCATAATCGGTCCGAGGAGGGCAGGAAAAACCTATTACCTGTTTCAGCTTTCCAGAAAGATAGGAGATCATATTTATCTAAATTTTGAGGATTCCAGACTTTATGGAATAGAATACACCGATTTGAGAGATATAATAAGAATTTTTATCGAAATTTATGGAAAAGAGCCGAAATACCTGTTTCTGGATGAGATACAGAATATGAAAAACTGGGAAATTATCATAAGAGAGCTTCATGATCTGAAAAAATACAGGTTGTTTTTGACGGGTTCGTCCTCAAAACTTCTCAGCAAGGAAATTGCAACGCAGCTGAGGGGGAGAACACTATCCTATCTTCTCCTCCCCTTCAGCTTCAAGGAGTTTCTAAAGTCAAAAGGACTGATGATGGAAAAATACGTGAGCAGAGATGAGTCCGCAAAAATAAGGAATTATTTGCTGGAATACATGGAATTCGGCGGGTTTCCAGACGTTGTTCTGAACGAGGAGAAAATAAAAATTTTGAGGGAATACGCCGATTTAATTCTGTTCAGGGATTTCATTGAGAGGCATCAGATAAAGAACATCGAACTTGCCAGATTTTTACATACCTCCACAATCCGAAATTTTTCAAAAGAGATATCGGTGAACTCCATCTTTAACAGGCTTAAAAGCATGGGTGTGAGGGTTTCGAAAAATACCGTGTATGACTACCTATCAAAACTTGAGGATACGGCCTTCTTCTTCTTTTTGAGGAAATATTCCGAAAAACCACATTTAAGAGAGTCATACCCAAAGAAAGTCTATCTGTGTGATACCGGCTTAACAAAAATTGCCAGGTCTTCCGAAGACAAAGGAAAATTGATGGAAAATGTGGTTTTTCTGGAACTGCTTAGAAAAAGAAATCTGAATCCTTTAATGGACGTATTCTACTGGAGAGATTATCATCAGAGGGAGGTGGATTTTGTTGTAAAGGAGGGAAATCGAGTAAAGCAGCTTGTTCAGGTAACCTACGAGTTAACACCGGAAAATGAGAAAAGGGAGATAAACAGTCTATTAAAGGCATCCAAGGAATTAGGATGTAAGAATCTTGTGGTGATAACGTGGGATCGGGATGAAGTTCTGGAAATAAATGGAAAGGAGATAAAAATACTGCAGCTGTGGAAGTGGTTGACGGAGGAAGTATGA
- the cas6 gene encoding CRISPR-associated endoribonuclease Cas6, with protein sequence MRLRIDLICTSNPVIDMNSSYHLASLFYRALQRSNPHLSLELHSTPGFKFFTFSKLMVENREFVIEGDRMHLKNRNTHVFFSSPRNEIAAAVVSGLLEKPEISIGGAEFVLSGIKVMREKEIGEREKFVTLSPVSVTTVVEEGGKKKIWDLFPDEPRFYENVRKNLVRKFRSLHGRDPEDEELEIRVLNAKPKMIRIKDTYHRATEMVFEASGSRELLEMGYKAGFGERNSMGFGMVKAL encoded by the coding sequence ATGAGATTAAGAATTGATCTCATTTGCACTTCTAATCCTGTCATCGATATGAACAGCTCGTATCATCTCGCTTCTCTCTTTTACCGTGCCCTTCAGCGCTCCAATCCACATCTCTCGCTTGAATTACACTCAACTCCTGGATTCAAATTCTTCACGTTCAGTAAGCTGATGGTGGAGAACAGGGAGTTTGTTATTGAAGGAGACCGGATGCATCTGAAGAACAGGAATACCCATGTCTTCTTCTCATCTCCACGAAATGAAATCGCCGCGGCTGTTGTGAGCGGTTTGCTGGAGAAACCAGAGATCAGCATTGGTGGCGCGGAATTCGTGCTCTCAGGTATAAAGGTAATGCGTGAAAAGGAGATCGGGGAGAGGGAGAAGTTCGTAACGCTCTCGCCCGTGAGCGTTACAACGGTCGTTGAGGAGGGGGGGAAGAAAAAGATCTGGGACCTGTTCCCGGATGAGCCGAGGTTCTATGAGAACGTGCGGAAGAATCTGGTGAGGAAGTTCAGGTCCCTTCATGGAAGAGATCCCGAGGACGAAGAGCTCGAGATCAGGGTGCTGAACGCCAAGCCGAAGATGATTCGCATAAAGGACACCTACCACAGAGCAACCGAGATGGTGTTTGAAGCCAGTGGGAGCAGGGAGCTTCTGGAGATGGGGTACAAGGCCGGGTTTGGTGAGCGCAACAGCATGGGGTTCGGGATGGTGAAGGCTCTGTGA